The Novipirellula artificiosorum genome contains a region encoding:
- a CDS encoding UvrB/UvrC motif-containing protein, which produces MKCQYCEKPATFHITELTEPAGPKVMHLCEEHARNFLQKEASSPVASVAGALAKQLQLGQTKQELAELDQKECPVCGISFFEFRNTGRLGCPYDYSFFEEDLVPLLTNIHDATEHVGKRPRRLAASADSQARMIQLRREMEEAVELEDYERASEIRDELKRMEKELSQPEAKSEDTSDQHNRSKQADRPEGEDRS; this is translated from the coding sequence ATGAAATGCCAGTATTGTGAAAAACCCGCGACCTTTCATATCACCGAGCTGACCGAGCCCGCAGGGCCCAAGGTCATGCACCTGTGTGAAGAACATGCGAGGAATTTCCTGCAAAAAGAAGCGAGCAGCCCGGTCGCTTCGGTCGCTGGTGCGCTGGCGAAACAATTACAGCTTGGCCAAACCAAGCAAGAATTAGCGGAGCTGGATCAAAAAGAGTGCCCCGTGTGTGGCATCAGCTTCTTCGAGTTTCGCAACACCGGACGTCTTGGCTGCCCCTACGATTACAGCTTCTTTGAGGAGGATCTGGTGCCTCTGCTGACGAACATTCACGACGCCACTGAGCATGTCGGAAAGCGCCCCCGGCGTTTGGCAGCCTCGGCCGACTCGCAGGCAAGGATGATCCAACTGCGTCGTGAAATGGAAGAAGCCGTCGAGCTTGAGGATTATGAGCGTGCCAGTGAGATCCGTGACGAATTGAAGCGGATGGAAAAGGAACTGAGTCAACCGGAAGCGAAAAGCGAAGACACATCCGATCAACACAATCGCAGCAAACAGGCCGATCGGCCAGAAGGTGAGGATCGGTCGTGA
- the trpE gene encoding anthranilate synthase component I codes for MITPSPTEFNALALAHDFVPVYRRLLSDSLTPVTAFRLLDDGGPACLFESVIGGEKVGRYSFLAVQPIKRFAARGNAVTVSSTNPKDADTFLADDPLESFRSHVHYRVAQIPGLPPFVGGAIGYAGYDVVRYVENLPNSPLDDRQLPDLDFSFYHTLCVFDHVEKTITVVSLADCRGVESIAHSEQAFQTAAETIDSTIARLSRPVSHRTDELTSTAAAEPLVVESNFTRASFGEAVLQCVEYIRAGDIFQVVPSQRMSVKTDVDPFEIYRSLRVVNPSPFMFFVRTPDCVLVGCSPEIMCRVADRVVTVRPLAGTRRRGKTEKEDKLLEKELLADPKERAEHVMLVDLGRNDVGRVAKFGTVELTEVMIVERYSHVMHISSEVQGTLREGLDAFDALKACLPAGTVSGAPKVRAMEIIDAIEPHRRGPYGGAVGYVDYRGNMDTCIALRTMVVKEGVVYVQAGCGVVADSDPDAEFDETINKAKALISAIEMTVERVAK; via the coding sequence ATGATTACCCCCAGTCCGACGGAATTCAACGCTCTTGCGCTCGCTCACGACTTCGTTCCGGTCTATCGACGGTTGCTCAGCGATTCGTTGACGCCGGTGACCGCTTTTCGGTTGCTCGACGACGGCGGACCAGCCTGCTTGTTCGAAAGTGTGATTGGCGGTGAAAAGGTCGGTCGCTACAGCTTCCTGGCCGTCCAGCCAATCAAACGCTTCGCTGCGCGCGGCAACGCGGTGACCGTTTCCAGCACGAATCCCAAGGACGCGGATACGTTTCTCGCCGACGATCCACTCGAATCGTTTCGCAGTCATGTGCACTACCGCGTCGCACAGATCCCAGGCTTGCCACCTTTCGTTGGCGGTGCGATTGGCTACGCCGGCTACGACGTGGTTCGCTATGTGGAGAACCTACCCAACAGCCCCCTGGACGATCGGCAATTGCCCGACCTCGATTTCTCATTTTACCATACCTTGTGTGTTTTCGACCATGTCGAAAAAACGATCACGGTGGTGTCGCTTGCCGATTGTCGCGGTGTGGAAAGCATCGCGCATTCGGAGCAGGCTTTCCAAACGGCGGCCGAAACGATCGATTCGACCATCGCTCGGCTGTCACGCCCGGTTTCGCACCGTACCGACGAATTGACTTCTACGGCTGCCGCGGAACCACTGGTGGTCGAATCGAATTTCACCCGAGCGTCATTTGGCGAAGCGGTTTTGCAATGTGTCGAGTACATCCGTGCTGGCGATATCTTTCAAGTCGTCCCGAGTCAAAGGATGAGCGTCAAGACCGACGTTGATCCGTTTGAGATTTACCGTTCGCTCAGGGTGGTGAATCCGAGTCCGTTCATGTTCTTCGTCCGCACGCCCGATTGTGTGCTTGTGGGGTGCTCGCCGGAAATCATGTGCCGCGTCGCGGATCGAGTCGTGACCGTCCGTCCGCTGGCGGGAACGCGTCGTCGTGGCAAAACGGAAAAGGAAGACAAATTGCTCGAGAAAGAACTGTTGGCCGACCCCAAGGAACGAGCCGAGCATGTGATGCTTGTCGATTTGGGCCGAAATGACGTGGGTCGTGTGGCGAAGTTCGGCACCGTGGAATTGACTGAGGTCATGATCGTCGAACGCTACAGCCACGTGATGCACATTAGCAGCGAAGTTCAAGGGACCCTGCGTGAAGGACTCGATGCCTTCGATGCGTTGAAGGCATGTTTGCCGGCCGGGACCGTCTCGGGGGCACCCAAAGTTCGAGCGATGGAAATTATCGATGCGATCGAGCCCCACCGCCGTGGTCCCTACGGTGGGGCCGTCGGCTACGTGGACTATCGCGGCAACATGGACACCTGCATTGCGCTGCGGACCATGGTGGTCAAAGAGGGGGTTGTTTATGTCCAAGCCGGCTGTGGCGTGGTGGCCGACAGCGATCCTGACGCGGAATTTGACGAAACGATCAACAAGGCCAAGGCACTCATCTCGGCGATTGAAATGACGGTCGAGCGGGTGGCCAAGTAG